In Limibacter armeniacum, a single window of DNA contains:
- a CDS encoding SiaB family protein kinase codes for MTIDFSFPYAAGTASDNVLIYYKGSFEEEVLSTVGASLRKHFDEMPKLGRSAFASFVEMAQNISLYSEERNIFSADNKTNGIGTFLAEDLDDKVKVTATNLVNESQQKEILAKVKKVNEMELKDLKMWRREILRKPPEKEGHQGGGIGLLEIVLKSGSPLDVEISIVNQQYAFLSLSVYLNK; via the coding sequence ATGACTATAGATTTTAGTTTTCCATATGCGGCAGGCACTGCCTCTGACAATGTACTGATCTATTACAAAGGGTCTTTTGAAGAAGAAGTGTTATCTACTGTTGGTGCTAGTTTGAGAAAGCATTTTGACGAAATGCCTAAGTTAGGACGCTCAGCTTTTGCATCATTTGTAGAGATGGCTCAAAATATTTCTCTTTATTCTGAAGAAAGGAATATTTTCTCGGCAGATAACAAAACCAACGGAATTGGTACGTTCTTAGCTGAAGATTTGGATGATAAGGTTAAAGTGACTGCTACGAATTTGGTGAATGAGAGTCAGCAGAAAGAAATACTGGCTAAGGTGAAGAAAGTCAATGAGATGGAACTCAAAGACTTGAAAATGTGGAGAAGAGAGATATTGCGTAAGCCACCAGAGAAAGAAGGTCATCAGGGTGGTGGAATTGGCTTATTGGAGATTGTACTGAAGTCGGGTTCTCCACTTGATGTTGAGATCTCTATAGTGAATCAGCAGTATGCGTTTCTTTCACTTTCAGTATACCTGAATAAGTAG
- a CDS encoding SiaC family regulatory phosphoprotein, which translates to MEWLENYKEGVYRPNIYFDKDKAICTIKGESFMENAAQFYKEFSLWIEQSCISSILKELRFEMEYFNSSSAKGFRVMMQKIHQIQDGGYALKVLWCFPEEDDNDMEMEGEDLIEDTEVEMELLQLA; encoded by the coding sequence ATGGAGTGGCTTGAAAACTATAAAGAGGGCGTCTATAGACCAAATATATACTTTGATAAAGACAAAGCGATTTGTACTATAAAAGGTGAATCTTTTATGGAAAATGCTGCCCAGTTTTATAAGGAGTTCTCCCTTTGGATTGAGCAGTCATGCATTAGTAGTATCCTGAAAGAACTTCGTTTTGAAATGGAGTACTTTAACTCAAGTTCTGCAAAAGGATTTAGAGTGATGATGCAAAAAATCCATCAAATTCAGGATGGCGGATATGCACTGAAAGTGCTTTGGTGTTTCCCTGAAGAGGATGACAATGATATGGAGATGGAAGGTGAAGACCTGATCGAAGATACAGAAGTGGAAATGGAACTGTTGCAGTTAGCTTAA
- a CDS encoding PAS domain S-box protein: MYTLKNQISERQDIQWNVFVKTLHELIARLEDGNHDWTFFVNYVSKRLAEVTKSSRAGIWMYSESKQTFESISLYDSDRQIPNQEIHLSKQDIPGFFEAFQNGEIIKADRALEHALTTQLAEVYLLPTGIQSVLYIPISYGGKLYGMVGLEFKHIIRMWTAEEVLLLTSTANILSVSRRFQIEYGKYFNLVSDQDDTQATRKNHNERERLDLKEKELKVILDTIERNNYLVRFSPEGVVTYVSEAFLNFVGLTEDVVLGSNAAEFIAQGEETSPEENEEVNRRLGNGEIVEQDLELHVPRGSFWVHVAYSAIISPEGDILEIIGLYTDITELKTHDIALREKNEELLTSEEELRQQQEEILAQQEATEAEKDRIKAILDGCVDAVVTIDGRGTIEYINPSAVKLWGYKPSEVLGQNVKMLMGSEHSTNHDQYLSNYHHTGEKKVIGTGREVELVTKDGRRVPILLTLSEVETSSGKSFTAFVKDITEQKRKEKELREKNEELLTSEEELRQQQEEILAQQEATEAEKDRIKAILDGCVDAVVTIDGRGTIEYINPSAVKLWGYEPSEVLGQNVKMLMGSEHSTNHDQYLSNYHHTGEKKVIGTGREVELVTKDGRRVPILLTLSEVETSSGKSFTAFVKDITVLKQKEAEVLAQQEATEAEKDRIKAILDGCVDAVVTIDGRGTIEYINPSAVKLWGYEPSEVLGQNVKMLMGSEHSTNHDQYLSNYHHTGEKKVIGTGREVELVTKDGRRVPIMLTLSEVETSSGKSFTAFVKDITVLKQKEKELLEKNEELLTSEEELRQQQEEILAQQEATEAEKDRIKAILDGCVDAVVTIDGRGTIEYINPSAVKLWGYEPSEVLGQNVKMLMGSEHSTNHDQYLSNYHHTGEKKVIGTGREVELVTKDGRRVPIMLTLSEVETSSGKSFTAFVKDITVLKQKEKELLEKNEELLTSEEELRQQQEEILAQQEATEAEKDRIKAILDGCVDAVVTIDGRGTIEYINPSAVKLWGYKPSEVLGQNVKMLMGSEHKANHDQYLSNYHQTGEKKVLGTGREVELVTKDGRHVPILLTLSEVVTANGKSFTAFVKDITELKLKETELYEMNEELLTSEEELRQQNEEMIAQKEALAEVNSTLEAKEWKIQQSILAAESIQQAVLPQKDRLDNLLNSYFVLYRPKDIVSGDFYWLRKVENKIVLAVADCTGHGVPGAFMTMIGNSLLDKIIGTEKTLSPAAALESLDREIKHVLRQEETGNTDGMDIALAVMEPIEGGGMRITYGGARNSIYYQQPNESIEKIDGTRRSIGGFISISNKAFTDHVVELAAGSRFYFTTDGFIDQNDENRKSFGKKNFAAMLEDTSHLPIEIQRETVLQHFLNYKEGTEQRDDVLLLGVEVN, encoded by the coding sequence ATGTATACACTAAAAAATCAAATCAGCGAACGACAAGACATACAATGGAATGTTTTTGTCAAAACACTTCATGAACTAATTGCAAGGTTAGAAGATGGCAATCACGATTGGACATTTTTTGTCAACTATGTAAGTAAACGACTAGCAGAAGTTACAAAATCAAGCAGAGCCGGAATTTGGATGTACAGCGAATCGAAGCAAACATTTGAATCCATATCCTTATATGACTCTGACAGACAGATCCCTAATCAAGAGATACACCTTAGCAAACAAGATATTCCCGGCTTTTTTGAAGCATTTCAGAATGGAGAAATAATAAAGGCTGACCGTGCTTTAGAGCATGCTCTTACTACTCAACTAGCAGAAGTTTACTTGTTACCAACAGGTATTCAGTCTGTGTTATACATCCCGATTAGCTATGGTGGTAAGCTATATGGTATGGTTGGACTCGAATTCAAGCATATTATTAGGATGTGGACAGCTGAGGAAGTTTTACTTCTAACCTCTACTGCTAACATTCTGTCTGTGAGCAGGAGGTTCCAGATTGAATATGGTAAATACTTTAACCTAGTTTCAGATCAAGACGATACACAAGCCACTCGTAAAAACCACAACGAAAGAGAAAGACTTGATCTCAAAGAAAAAGAACTGAAAGTCATCCTTGATACCATCGAGCGTAATAACTATTTGGTTCGCTTTTCACCAGAAGGGGTAGTGACTTATGTAAGCGAAGCATTCCTGAATTTTGTAGGCCTAACAGAAGATGTTGTACTAGGTAGTAACGCTGCGGAATTTATTGCACAAGGAGAGGAGACTTCACCAGAAGAAAATGAGGAAGTTAATCGCCGCCTAGGCAATGGAGAGATCGTGGAGCAAGACTTGGAACTACATGTACCTCGAGGTAGCTTTTGGGTGCATGTAGCTTACTCAGCGATTATCTCTCCAGAAGGAGATATATTAGAGATAATTGGTCTTTACACTGATATTACAGAACTGAAGACTCATGATATAGCGCTTCGCGAGAAAAATGAAGAGCTATTAACTTCAGAAGAGGAACTTCGTCAGCAGCAGGAAGAAATCTTGGCCCAGCAGGAAGCAACAGAAGCGGAGAAAGACCGAATCAAGGCAATCTTGGATGGTTGTGTGGATGCCGTAGTGACAATAGATGGTAGGGGAACGATAGAATATATCAACCCATCTGCGGTGAAGCTATGGGGATATAAGCCATCAGAAGTACTTGGTCAGAATGTGAAGATGCTGATGGGTAGCGAGCATAGTACCAACCATGACCAATACCTATCTAATTACCATCATACAGGAGAGAAAAAAGTAATTGGCACCGGAAGGGAAGTAGAGTTGGTAACCAAGGATGGTCGCCGAGTTCCGATCCTGCTGACGTTAAGTGAGGTAGAGACATCATCAGGCAAAAGCTTTACCGCATTTGTCAAAGACATTACAGAGCAGAAACGTAAGGAGAAGGAGTTACGAGAGAAAAATGAGGAGCTGTTAACTTCAGAAGAGGAACTTCGTCAGCAGCAGGAAGAAATCTTGGCACAGCAAGAGGCGACAGAAGCGGAGAAAGACCGAATCAAGGCGATCTTGGATGGTTGTGTGGATGCCGTAGTGACAATAGATGGCAGAGGAACGATAGAATATATCAACCCATCTGCGGTGAAGCTATGGGGATATGAGCCATCAGAAGTACTCGGTCAGAATGTGAAGATGCTGATGGGTAGCGAGCATAGTACCAACCATGACCAGTACCTATCTAATTACCATCATACAGGAGAGAAAAAAGTAATTGGCACCGGAAGGGAAGTAGAGTTGGTAACCAAGGATGGTCGCCGAGTTCCGATCCTGCTGACGTTAAGTGAGGTAGAGACATCATCTGGTAAAAGCTTTACCGCTTTCGTAAAGGATATTACGGTACTGAAGCAGAAAGAGGCGGAGGTATTAGCCCAGCAAGAGGCGACAGAAGCAGAGAAAGACCGAATCAAGGCAATTTTGGATGGTTGTGTGGATGCTGTTGTGACAATAGATGGCAGGGGAACGATAGAATATATCAACCCATCTGCGGTGAAGCTATGGGGATATGAGCCATCAGAGGTGTTAGGTCAGAATGTGAAGATGCTGATGGGTAGCGAGCATAGTACCAACCATGATCAGTACCTATCTAATTACCATCATACAGGAGAGAAAAAAGTAATTGGCACCGGAAGGGAAGTAGAGTTGGTAACCAAGGATGGTCGTCGAGTGCCAATTATGCTAACACTAAGTGAGGTAGAGACATCATCTGGTAAAAGCTTTACCGCTTTCGTAAAGGATATTACGGTACTGAAGCAGAAAGAGAAGGAACTGCTCGAGAAAAATGAAGAGTTGTTAACTTCAGAAGAGGAGCTTCGTCAGCAGCAGGAAGAAATCTTGGCACAGCAAGAGGCGACAGAAGCGGAGAAAGACCGTATCAAGGCAATCTTGGATGGATGTGTAGATGCCGTAGTAACAATTGACGGTAGGGGAACCATCGAATATATCAACCCATCTGCGGTGAAGCTATGGGGATATGAGCCATCAGAGGTGTTAGGTCAGAATGTGAAGATGCTGATGGGTAGCGAGCATAGTACCAACCATGATCAGTACCTATCTAATTACCATCATACAGGAGAGAAAAAAGTAATTGGCACCGGAAGGGAAGTAGAGTTGGTAACCAAGGATGGTCGTCGAGTGCCAATTATGCTAACACTAAGTGAGGTAGAGACATCATCTGGTAAAAGCTTTACCGCTTTCGTAAAGGATATTACGGTACTGAAGCAGAAAGAGAAGGAACTGCTCGAGAAAAATGAAGAGTTGTTAACTTCAGAAGAGGAGCTTCGTCAGCAGCAGGAAGAAATCTTGGCACAGCAAGAGGCGACAGAAGCGGAGAAAGACCGTATCAAGGCAATCTTGGATGGTTGTGTGGATGCCGTAGTGACAATTGACGGTAGGGGAACGATAGAATATATCAACCCATCTGCGGTGAAGCTATGGGGGTATAAACCATCAGAAGTGCTAGGTCAGAATGTGAAGATGCTGATGGGTAGCGAACACAAAGCGAATCATGACCAGTATCTATCTAATTACCACCAAACAGGGGAGAAGAAGGTATTAGGTACCGGAAGAGAAGTTGAGTTGGTGACTAAAGATGGCCGACACGTACCAATCTTGCTGACGCTAAGTGAAGTTGTAACGGCAAATGGCAAAAGCTTTACGGCATTTGTGAAAGATATTACGGAGCTGAAGCTAAAAGAGACAGAGCTTTATGAGATGAATGAGGAGCTGTTAACTTCAGAAGAGGAACTTCGTCAACAAAACGAAGAAATGATAGCTCAAAAAGAAGCACTGGCTGAGGTAAACAGTACTTTAGAAGCGAAGGAATGGAAGATTCAGCAAAGTATTTTGGCTGCGGAATCTATTCAGCAGGCAGTATTGCCTCAGAAGGATAGACTGGACAATTTACTGAACTCTTACTTTGTACTTTATAGACCAAAAGACATTGTTTCAGGAGATTTCTATTGGCTTCGAAAAGTGGAGAACAAGATCGTACTGGCAGTGGCAGACTGTACAGGACATGGTGTTCCTGGTGCATTTATGACCATGATTGGCAATAGCTTGCTGGATAAGATTATAGGTACTGAAAAGACGCTTTCACCTGCAGCAGCACTTGAATCCCTTGACCGTGAAATCAAGCATGTATTGCGTCAGGAAGAAACGGGCAATACAGACGGAATGGATATCGCCTTGGCTGTTATGGAGCCGATAGAAGGCGGTGGCATGCGAATCACTTATGGCGGAGCGAGGAATAGTATATATTATCAGCAGCCAAATGAATCAATTGAGAAGATTGATGGTACCAGACGTTCAATTGGTGGATTCATTTCTATCTCAAACAAAGCATTTACAGACCATGTGGTAGAGTTGGCAGCAGGTAGTAGATTCTATTTCACAACAGATGGATTTATCGACCAAAACGATGAGAACCGTAAAAGCTTTGGTAAAAAGAATTTTGCCGCTATGCTGGAGGATACAAGCCACTTACCGATCGAGATACAGCGTGAGACGGTTCTGCAGCATTTCCTCAATTACAAAGAGGGTACTGAGCAGCGAGATGATGTACTACTATTAGGGGTAGAAGTAAACTGA
- a CDS encoding SiaB family protein kinase gives MAINFGFPFTGVTSDSIMVYYKGSFGEEVLTSVGTSLRKHFEEAPKLGRSAFASFVEMAQNISLYSAERNIFSADQKSNGVGSFLAEDLDDRIRVTATNLVNEEQQAEVLRKVKKVNEMELKDLKLWRREILKNPPEKEGHQGGGIGLLEIALKSGSPIEAEISYVNNEFAFLSLSVYLNK, from the coding sequence ATGGCTATAAATTTTGGTTTTCCATTTACGGGAGTTACTTCTGACAGCATAATGGTCTATTATAAAGGGTCTTTTGGAGAAGAAGTATTGACAAGTGTTGGTACAAGTCTCCGAAAACACTTTGAAGAAGCTCCAAAATTGGGACGTTCAGCATTTGCGTCTTTTGTTGAAATGGCCCAGAACATATCATTGTATTCGGCTGAGAGAAATATCTTTTCTGCCGACCAAAAGAGTAATGGTGTTGGATCTTTCTTGGCAGAAGACCTAGATGATCGAATTCGAGTGACAGCGACCAACCTTGTAAATGAAGAGCAACAGGCAGAAGTGTTGCGAAAGGTCAAAAAGGTGAACGAGATGGAGCTTAAAGACTTGAAGTTGTGGAGAAGGGAAATCCTGAAAAACCCTCCAGAAAAGGAAGGACATCAGGGTGGAGGTATCGGTTTGCTTGAAATAGCATTGAAATCAGGCTCACCGATTGAAGCCGAAATTTCATATGTGAATAATGAATTCGCATTCCTTTCACTTTCTGTGTACTTGAATAAGTAA
- a CDS encoding DUF1987 domain-containing protein: MEWLENYKEGVYRPNIYFDKENGICTVKGESFMENAAQFYKELSNWIEQSCTENILQTLRFEMEYFNSSSAKGFRVMMQKIHQIQIDGYGLKVLWCFPEEDDNDMEMEGEDLIEDTAVEMELLQMA; this comes from the coding sequence ATGGAATGGCTTGAAAACTATAAAGAAGGAGTCTACAGACCTAACATATATTTTGATAAGGAAAATGGAATTTGTACTGTAAAAGGGGAGTCTTTTATGGAAAATGCAGCTCAGTTTTATAAGGAACTGTCCAATTGGATTGAGCAGTCATGCACTGAAAATATATTGCAAACCCTTCGTTTCGAAATGGAGTATTTCAATTCAAGTTCTGCAAAAGGCTTTAGGGTGATGATGCAGAAGATTCATCAGATTCAAATTGATGGATATGGCTTAAAAGTCCTTTGGTGCTTTCCGGAAGAGGATGACAACGATATGGAGATGGAAGGCGAAGATTTGATTGAGGATACAGCAGTAGAAATGGAACTATTGCAAATGGCTTAA